From Oreochromis niloticus isolate F11D_XX linkage group LG14, O_niloticus_UMD_NMBU, whole genome shotgun sequence, one genomic window encodes:
- the LOC100705623 gene encoding extracellular calcium-sensing receptor, translated as MWSYLLTNFFLLILVYSFSSASCSSLLPSSCQLLGHFHLNGMHKTADVILGGLFQVHFFSSIQDLSFTSQPQQPICHGFDVLGFRQAQTMAFAIDEINRNSNLLPNVTLGYTLYDNCLELGIGFRAALSLASGQEEKIILDNKCAGNPLVIGIVGDSSSTRSIAISTVLGLYRVPMVSYFATCSCLSDRQKYPSFFRTIPSDAFQVRAIIHILKHFGWTWAGLLISDDDYGLHAARAFQSELSLSGEGCLAYVEVLPWDKDTDELRRIVDVIKKSTAHVVIVFAHESHMINLMEEVVANNLTGLQWIASEAWTAAAVLQTPQLMPYLAGTLGIAIRRGEIRGLREFLLQVRPNLHHSTSYGRSMITQFWEFTFQCRFAPPPAGWVEGGGTICTGQENLENVDTEFLDVSNLRPEYNVYKAVYALAYSLDDMLQCKPGKGSFSGDSCATLHTLEPWQLVYHLERVNFTTSFGDQVSFDENGDALPIYDVMNWMWLPDGSTKVQNVGEVKRSAFKGEELILDEDKIFWNFESKKPPRSVCTESCPPGTHMVRRKGEPKCCFDCIPCSEGKITNKSNSLECTSCPEDFWSNPERDYCVPKKTEFLSYHEPLGICLTATSLLGTFVCAVVLGIFIYHRRTPIVRANNSELSFQLLLSLKLCFLCSLLFIGRPRLWTCQLRHAAFGISFVLCVSCILVKTMVVLAVFKASKPGGGASLKWFGSMQQRGTVLFLTSIQAAICTTWLVSSSPTPHKNTQYHNDKIIYECAVGSTVGFAVLLGYIGVLAVLSFLIAFLVRNLPDSFNEAKLITFSMLIFCAVWVAFVPAYISSPGKLADAVEVFAILASSFGLLITLFGPKCYIILLRPEMNTKKAIMGRGIDS; from the exons ATGTGGTCATATTTGCTAACTAATTTTTTCTTACTTATTTTGGTGTATTCCTTTTCTTCTGCTTCATGCTCTTCTCTGTTACCCTCTTCCTGTCAGTTACTTGGACACTTTCATTTGAATGGGATGCACAAGACTGCAGATGTGATTTTGGGAGGACTGTTTCAAGTCCACTTTTTTTCAAGCATTCAGGACCTGTCTTTTACCTCACAGCCACAGCAGCCTATTTGCCATGG TTTTGATGTCTTAGGATTTAGGCAGGCACAAACCATGGCCTTTGCTATTGATGAAATCAACAGAAACTCCAACCTGCTACCTAATGTGACTCTGGGATACACTCTTTATGATAACTGCCTTGAACTTGGAATTGGATTCCGTGCAGCACTGTCATTAGCCAGTGGTCAAGAGGAGAAAATTATATTAGATAATAAATGTGCTGGAAATCCTCTGGTCATAGGGATTGTTGGTGATTCTTCCTCTACACGTTCTATTGCTATCTCCACTGTCTTAGGTTTGTACAGAGTGCCAATG GTGAGTTATTTTGCCACATGTTCCTGCCTGAGTGACCGTCAAAAGTATCCATCCTTCTTTCGGACAATCCCAAGTGATGCTTTCCAG GTACGTGCTATTATTCACATCCTAAAACATTTTGGCTGGACTTGGGCAGGTCTGCTTATCAGTGATGATGATTATGGACTTCACGCAGCCAGAGCCTTTCAATCTGAGCTGAGTCTGTCAGGTGAAGGTTGCCTGGCCTATGTTGAAGTTTTGCCCTGGGACAAAGACACAGATGAATTAAGGAGGATAGTGGATGTGATTAAAAAATCCACAGCTCATGTGGTCATTGTCTTTGCGCATGAGAGTCATATGATCAATCTTATGGAAGAG GTAGTGGCAAACAATTTAACAGGGTTGCAGTGGATAGCCAGTGAAGCCTGGACAGCAGCTGCTGTGCTACAAACACCTCAACTTATGCCATACCTGGCTGGTACACTGGGTATTGCAATTCGTCGAGGAGAAATACGAGGGCTGAGGGAATTCCTGTTACAAGTACGTCCCAATCTACACCACAGCACTAGCTACGGAAGAAGTATG aTTACTCAGTTTTGGGAATTCACATTTCAGTGCAGATTTGCACCACCTCCAGCAGGCTGGGTGGAAGGTGGAGGTACAATATGCACTGGACAGGAAAATCTTGAAAATGTGGACACTGAGTTCTTGGACGTTTCCAATCTGCGGCCTGAGTACAATGTGTACAAAGCTGTTTATGCTCTGGCGTATTCCCTTGATGATATGCTTCAGTGCAAGCCAGGAAAAGGATCTTTCAGTGGGGACAGCTGTGCAACATTACACACACTGGAACCATGGCAG CTTGTTTATCACTTGGAAAGGGTGAACTTCACCACTTCATTTGGTGATCAGGTGTCATTTGATGAGAATGGCGATGCATTACCAATTTACGATGTGATGAACTGGATGTGGCTCCCTGATGGAAGCACTAAAGTTCAGAATGTGGGTGAGGTTAAGAGGTCAGCTTTCAAAGGTGAAGAGCTCATACTTGATGAAGACAAAATATTCTGGAATTTTGAATCCAAAAAG CCACCTCGATCAGTATGTACTGAGAGCTGTCCTCCTGGTACCCACATGGTGAGAAGGAAGGGGGAACCCAAATGCTGCTTTGACTGCATCCCTTGCTCTGAAGGAAAAATCACTAACAAGAGCA ACTCCTTGGAGTGTACCAGTTGTCCAGAGGATTTTTGGTCAAACCCCGAGCGTGACTACTGTGTTCCAAAGAAGACAGAGTTTCTCTCCTACCATGAGCCTCTGGGTATTTGTTTGACAGCAACCTCATTACTGGGCACATTTGTATGTGCTGTTGTTCTAGGGATCTTTATCTACCATCGCAGAACACCCATAGTGCGTGCCAACAATTCAGAACTTAGTTTCCAGCTATTGTTGTCACTCAAgttgtgtttcctgtgttcACTGTTGTTCATTGGACGACCCAGGCTGTGGACATGCCAACTCAGGCATGCAGCATTTGGGATcagctttgtgctttgtgtctCATGCATCTTAGTAAAAACCATGGTTGTTCTGGCTGTGTTCAAAGCCTCCAAGCCAGGAGGGGGAGCCAGTCTGAAGTGGTTTGGTTCAATGCAACAGAGAGGAACAGTTCTGTTTCTTACATCTATTCAGGCAGCCATCTGCACTACCTGGCTTGTCTCTTCCTCTCCAACTCCACATAAGAACACCCAATACCACAACGATAAGATCATTTATGAGTGTGCAGTTGGGTCCACTGTTGGTTTTGCAGTGTTATTGGGCTATATTGGTGTGCTGGCTGTCCTCAGTTTTCTAATTGCATTCCTGGTAAGGAATCTCCCTGATAGTTTTAATGAGGCCAAGCTCATCACATTCAGCATGCTGATCTTCTGTGCTGTGTGGGTGGCCTTTGTTCCTGCTTATATCAGCTCACCAGGTAAACTTGCAGATGCAGTGGAGGTATTTGCCATCTTGGCCTCAAGTTTTGGACTCTTGATCACACTGTTTGGGCCGAAATGTTACATAATCCTGTTGAGACCAGAGATGAACACAAAGAAAGCTATAATGGGTCGTGGCATTGACTCATAA
- the LOC109205036 gene encoding extracellular calcium-sensing receptor-like → MLQGQFDLNGMYKTGDVILGGLFQIHFFSSVAIQSFTSQPQQPTCSGVYALGFKLAQTMAFAIDEINRNSNLLSNVTLGYTLYDSCQELGIGFRAALSLANSQEEKIILNGTCSGNPPVIGIVGDPSSTPSIAISNVLGLYRVPMVSYFATCSCLSDHQKYPSFFRTIPSDAFQVRAMIQILKHFGWTWVGLLVTDDDYGLHAARSFQSELNLSGEACLAYTEVLPWNKDTDELRRIVAVMKKSTARVVIVFEHYSRVINLMEEVNQFWEFAFQCRFAPAPAGWLEGGGALCTGEENLENVDNEFLDVSNLRPEYNVYKAVYALAYSLDDMLRCKPGRGPFSGNSCATLQSLEPWQLLYYLERVNFTAPFGDQVSFDENGDVEPIYDVMNWLWLPDGSTKVQSVGEVKGSGEGEELILDENRIFWNFESKKPPRSVCSESCPPGTHMVREKGKPQCCFDCIPCSEGKITNKSNSLECTSCPEDFWSNPQRDHCVPKKTEFLSYHDPLGICLTATSLLGTFVCAVVLGIFIYHRRTPIVRANNSELSFQLLLSLKLCFLCSLLFIGRPRLWTCQLRHAAFGISFVLCVSCILVKTMVVLAVFKASKPGGGASLKWFGAMQQRGTVLFLTSIQAAICTTWLVSSSPTPHKNTQYHNDKIVYECAVGSTVGFAVLLGYIGMLAVLSFLIAFLVRNLPDSFNEAKLITFSMLIFCAVWVAFVPAYVSSPGKLADAVEVFAILASSFGLLITLFGPKCYIILLRPEMNTKKSIMGRGIES, encoded by the exons ATG TTACAGGGACAGTTTGATCTAAATGGGATGTACAAGACTGGAGATGTGATTCTAGGGGGGCTGTTTCAAATCCACTTCTTTTCAAGTGTTGCTATTCAGTCTTTTACTTCACAACCACAACAGCCTACTTGCAGTGG TGTTTATGCCCTAGGATTTAAGCTCGCACAAACCATGGCCTTTGCTATTGATGAAATCAACAGAAACTCAAACCTGCTATCAAATGTGACCCTGGGATATACTCTGTATGATAGCTGCCAAGAACTTGGAATTGGATTCCGTGCAGCATTGTCATTAGCCAATAGTCAAGAAGAGAAAATTATATTAAATGGTACATGTTCTGGAAATCCTCCAGTCATAGGGATTGTGGGTGATCCGTCCTCTACACCTTCAATTGCCATCTCCAACGTCTTAGGTTTGTACAGAGTACCTATG GTGAGTTATTTTGCCACATGTTCCTGCCTGAGTGACCATCAAAAGTATCCATCCTTCTTTAGGACAATCCCAAGTGATGCTTTCCAG GTACGTGCTATGATCCAGATTCTAAAACACTTTGGCTGGACTTGGGTAGGTCTGCTTGTCACTGATGATGATTATGGACTTCATGCAGCAAGATCCTTTCAGTCTGAGCTGAATCTTTCGGGTGAAGCTTGCCTGGCCTACACTGAGGTTTTGCCCTGGAACAAAGACACAGATGAACTCAGGAGGATCGTTGCTGTGATGAAAAAATCCACAGCTCGAGTTGTCATTGTCTTTGAACATTACAGTCGCGTGATAAATCTTATGGAAGAG GTGAACCAGTTTTGGGAATTTGCATTTCAGTGCAGGTTTGCTCCAGCTCCAGCAGGCTGGCTGGAAGGTGGAGGTGCATTATGCACTGGAGAGGAAAATCTTGAAAATGTGGACAATGAGTTTTTGGACGTTTCCAACCTGCGGCCTGAGTATAATGTGTACAAAGCTGTATATGCACTGGCATATTCCCTTGATGACATGCTGCGGTGCAAGCCAGGAAGAGGGCCTTTCAGTGGGAACAGCTGTGCCACTTTGCAGTCACTGGAGCCTTGGCAG CTTCTTTATTACTTGGAAAGAGTGAACTTCACCGCCCCATTTGGTGATCAAGTGTCATTTGATGAGAATGGTGATGTGGAGCCAATTTATGATGTGATGAACTGGTTGTGGCTACCTGATGGAAGCACTAAAGTTCAAAGTGTGGGTGAGGTTAAGGGGTCAGGTGAAGGTGAAGAACTCATACTTGATGAAAACAGAATCTTCTGGAACTTTGAATCGAAAAAG CCACCTCGATCAGTATGTAGTGAGAGTTGTCCTCCTGGTACCCACATGGTGAGAGAGAAGGGGAAACCCCAATGCTGTTTTGACTGCATTCCTTGTTCTGAAGGAAAAATCACTAATAAGAGCA ACTCCTTGGAGTGCACCAGTTGTCCAGAGGATTTTTGGTCAAACCCCCAGCGTGACCACTGTGTTCCTAAGAAGACAGAGTTCCTCTCCTATCATGACCCTTTGGGCATTTGTTTGACAGCAACCTCCTTACTGGGCACATTTGTATGTGCTGTTGTTCTAGGGATCTTTATCTACCATCGCAGAACACCCATAGTGCGTGCCAACAATTCAGAACTTAGTTTCCAGCTATTACTGTCACTTAAgttatgttttctttgttcgtTGCTGTTTATCGGACGACCCAGGCTGTGGACATGCCAACTCAGACACGCAGCATTTGGGATcagctttgtgctttgtgtctCATGCATCTTAGTAAAAACCATGGTTGTTCTGGCTGTGTTCAAAGCCTCCAAGCCAGGAGGGGGAGCCAGTCTGAAGTGGTTTGGTGCTATGCAGCAGAGAGGAACAGTTCTGTTTCTTACATCTATTCAGGCAGCCATCTGCACTACCTGGCTTGTCTCTTCCTCTCCAACTCCACATAAAAACACCCAATACCACAATGATAAGATTGTTTATGAGTGTGCAGTGGGGTCCACTGTTGGTTTTGCAGTGTTATTGGGTTATATTGGCATGCTGGCTGTCCTCAGTTTTCTAATTGCATTTCTGGTGAGGAATCTCCCTGATAGTTTTAATGAGGCCAAGCTCATCACATTCAGCATGCTGATCTTCTGTGCTGTGTGGGTGGCCTTTGTTCCTGCTTATGTCAGCTCACCAGGAAAACTTGCAGATGCAGTGGAGGTGTTTGCCATCCTGGCTTCAAGTTTTGGACTTTTGATCACACTGTTTGGACCCAAATGTTACATAATCCTGTTGAGACCAGAGATGAACACAAAGAAATCTATTATGGGTCGTGGCATTGAGTCATAA